In a single window of the Streptomyces sp. HUAS ZL42 genome:
- a CDS encoding DUF4032 domain-containing protein → MALQINATNPEHPALLLELPWQLPLEEWPEEYLVPLPRGISRHVVRYARAGEEVIAVKELAERPALREYELLRDLDRIGIPAVDPLAVVTGRTDDNGDPLESVLVTRHLGGSMPYRSMFETTMRPATMHRLMDALAVLLVRLHLAGFAWGDCSLSNTLFRRDAGAYAAYLVDAETGDLHPQLSTGQREYDLDLARVNISGELLDLEASGALHPSVDPIDFGMEICARYRDLWQELTRTSVYPAGKYHYIERRIRRLNDLGFDVAEMQIEHSSNGDTVTFVPKVVDAGHHQRQLLRLTGLDTEENQARRLLNDLESWMATQDDYAPGDPLAARPEVLAHRWVRDVFRPTVREVPLELRGQMDSAEIYHELLEHRWYLSERAQHDIGLDTAVDDYIRNILPKARETLEPTTPE, encoded by the coding sequence ATGGCTCTGCAGATCAACGCCACCAACCCGGAGCATCCGGCACTCCTGCTCGAGCTGCCGTGGCAGCTGCCCCTGGAGGAGTGGCCCGAGGAGTACCTCGTGCCGCTGCCGCGCGGCATCTCCCGGCACGTGGTGCGTTACGCGCGTGCCGGCGAGGAGGTCATCGCCGTCAAGGAGCTGGCCGAGCGGCCCGCGCTGCGCGAGTACGAGTTGCTGCGCGACCTGGACCGGATCGGCATCCCGGCGGTGGACCCGCTGGCCGTGGTCACCGGCCGGACCGACGACAACGGTGACCCGCTGGAGTCGGTGCTGGTCACCCGGCACCTGGGCGGGTCGATGCCGTACCGGTCGATGTTCGAGACGACCATGCGCCCGGCGACCATGCACCGGCTGATGGACGCGCTCGCCGTGCTGCTGGTCCGCCTCCATCTCGCCGGGTTCGCCTGGGGCGACTGCTCGTTGTCGAACACGCTGTTCCGGCGTGACGCGGGAGCGTATGCCGCGTATCTCGTGGACGCGGAGACCGGCGATCTGCATCCTCAGCTCAGCACCGGGCAGCGTGAGTACGACCTCGATCTGGCCCGCGTGAACATCAGCGGCGAGCTCCTCGACCTGGAGGCCTCCGGGGCGCTGCACCCCTCCGTGGACCCGATCGACTTCGGCATGGAGATCTGCGCGCGCTACCGCGACCTGTGGCAGGAGCTGACCCGTACCTCGGTGTACCCGGCGGGCAAGTACCACTACATCGAGCGCCGGATACGGCGGCTGAACGACCTCGGTTTCGACGTGGCCGAGATGCAGATCGAGCACTCTTCCAACGGCGACACGGTCACCTTCGTGCCGAAGGTCGTCGACGCCGGGCACCACCAGCGGCAGTTGCTGCGGCTCACCGGCCTGGACACCGAGGAGAACCAGGCCCGGCGGCTGCTGAACGACCTGGAGAGCTGGATGGCCACCCAGGACGACTACGCCCCGGGCGACCCCCTCGCCGCCCGCCCGGAGGTGCTGGCCCACCGCTGGGTGCGGGACGTGTTCCGGCCCACCGTGCGGGAAGTGCCGCTGGAGCTGCGCGGCCAGATGGACTCCGCGGAGATCTACCACGAGCTCCTGGAACACCGCTGGTACCTGTCGGAGCGGGCGCAGCACGACATAGGGCTCGACACGGCCGTCGACGACTACATCAGGAACATCCTGCCCAAGGCCCGGGAGACGCTGGAGCCCACGACCCCGGAGTGA
- a CDS encoding FAD-binding dehydrogenase, with amino-acid sequence MDADVIVVGAGLAGLVAAHELTSRGRRVALVDQENAANLGGQAFWSFGGLFLVDSPEQRRLGIKDSFALAWNDWQGSAQFDRADDEDSWAVRWARAYVEFAAGEKRSWLEGHGIKLLPTVGWAERGDLRADGHGNSVPRFHIAWGTGTGVVEPFADYAKQAAREGLLTFHHRHRVDALVIEDGAARGVRGTVLADDDSPRGVASNRDPIGEFELTAQAVIVTSGGIGANHDIVRRYWPERLGTPPTEMVTGVPAYVDGRMLDISAEAGVRLVNRDRMWHYTEGLQNWDPIWPGHGIRILPGPSSLWFDALGRRLPDPCLPGYDTLSTLRHLRTTEDIAGYDHSWFILTRKIIEKEFALSGSEQNPDITAKDRKAVLQNRLLGKGAPGPVQAFLRNGADFVIADTLEQLVDKMNQLTDKALLDAAEVRRQIEARDLQLANPYSKDTQIQGIRNARRYIGDRLGRVATPHRILDPEAGPLIGVKLHVLTRKTLGGIQTDLDSRALGADGQPIEGLYAAGEVAGFGGGGVHGYNALEGTFLGGCLFSGRAAGRAAAQQTG; translated from the coding sequence ATGGATGCGGACGTCATCGTCGTCGGAGCCGGCCTCGCCGGACTGGTCGCGGCGCACGAACTCACCAGCCGGGGACGGCGTGTCGCCCTGGTCGACCAGGAGAACGCGGCCAACCTCGGCGGTCAGGCGTTCTGGTCCTTCGGCGGCCTGTTCCTCGTCGACTCCCCGGAGCAGCGACGCCTGGGCATCAAGGACTCCTTCGCCCTCGCCTGGAACGACTGGCAGGGCAGCGCACAGTTCGACCGCGCCGACGACGAGGACTCCTGGGCGGTGCGCTGGGCGCGCGCCTACGTCGAGTTCGCTGCGGGGGAGAAGCGCTCCTGGCTGGAGGGCCACGGCATCAAGCTGCTGCCCACCGTCGGCTGGGCCGAGCGCGGCGACCTGCGCGCCGACGGCCACGGCAACTCCGTGCCCCGCTTCCACATCGCCTGGGGGACCGGTACCGGGGTCGTGGAGCCGTTCGCCGACTACGCGAAGCAGGCCGCCCGCGAAGGGCTGCTCACCTTCCACCACCGCCACCGGGTCGACGCGCTCGTGATCGAGGACGGTGCGGCGCGCGGTGTGCGCGGCACGGTCCTCGCCGACGACGACTCGCCGCGCGGCGTCGCCTCCAACCGCGACCCGATCGGCGAGTTCGAACTGACCGCCCAGGCCGTGATCGTCACCAGCGGGGGCATCGGCGCCAACCACGACATCGTGCGCCGTTACTGGCCCGAGCGGCTGGGTACCCCGCCCACCGAGATGGTCACGGGCGTTCCCGCGTACGTCGACGGGCGCATGCTCGACATCAGCGCAGAGGCGGGCGTCCGGCTCGTCAACCGCGACCGCATGTGGCACTACACCGAGGGCCTGCAGAACTGGGACCCCATCTGGCCCGGCCACGGCATCCGCATCCTGCCCGGCCCGTCCTCGCTGTGGTTCGACGCCCTCGGCCGCCGCCTGCCCGACCCGTGCCTGCCGGGCTACGACACCCTCAGCACGCTCAGGCATCTGCGCACCACCGAGGACATCGCGGGCTACGACCACTCCTGGTTCATCCTGACCCGGAAGATCATCGAAAAGGAGTTCGCGCTCTCGGGCTCCGAGCAGAACCCCGACATCACCGCCAAGGACCGCAAGGCCGTCCTGCAGAACCGGCTCCTCGGCAAGGGCGCGCCCGGCCCGGTGCAGGCGTTCCTGCGCAACGGCGCCGACTTCGTGATCGCGGACACGCTCGAGCAACTCGTCGACAAGATGAACCAGCTGACCGACAAGGCGCTGCTCGACGCGGCCGAGGTGCGCCGCCAGATCGAGGCCCGCGATCTGCAGCTCGCCAACCCGTACTCCAAGGACACCCAGATCCAGGGCATCCGCAACGCCCGCCGCTACATCGGTGACCGCCTCGGGCGCGTCGCCACCCCGCACCGCATCCTCGATCCCGAGGCCGGACCGCTCATCGGCGTCAAGCTGCACGTCCTCACCCGCAAGACCCTCGGCGGCATCCAGACCGACCTCGACTCCCGCGCCCTCGGCGCCGACGGGCAGCCCATCGAGGGCCTGTACGCGGCGGGCGAGGTCGCCGGTTTCGGCGGCGGCGGCGTCCACGGCTACAACGCCCTCGAGGGGACCTTCCTCGGCGGCTGCCTGTTCTCGGGGCGAGCGGCGGGACGGGCGGCGGCGCAGCAGACGGGCTGA
- a CDS encoding response regulator — translation MCAHVLVAEDDEMQAELIRRSLLAEGHTATVVHDGAAALDAVRRDRPDLVVLDLMLPVIDGFGVCRVLRRDDDIPVLMLTARSTEDDVLLGLELGADDYMTKPYSPRELMARIRTILRRSGRAVTDRRDDPVVRAAGISVDPERHEVRCDGEPVECTPAEFEILLAMAAEPERVFSRRQLLQCTRGLDRASTERAVDVHIMNLRRKIEADPRKPVRLLTVFGVGYKLSGGRP, via the coding sequence GTGTGTGCACATGTACTGGTCGCGGAGGACGACGAGATGCAGGCCGAACTCATACGCCGGTCCCTGCTCGCGGAGGGTCACACCGCCACGGTGGTCCACGACGGCGCCGCAGCGCTCGACGCGGTGCGGCGCGACCGTCCCGACCTGGTCGTCCTGGACCTCATGCTCCCGGTGATCGACGGCTTCGGGGTGTGCCGCGTGCTGCGCCGGGACGACGACATCCCGGTGCTGATGCTCACCGCGCGCTCCACCGAGGACGACGTCCTGCTCGGCCTGGAGCTCGGCGCGGACGACTACATGACCAAGCCGTACAGCCCGCGTGAACTGATGGCCCGTATCCGCACGATCCTTCGGCGCAGCGGGCGCGCGGTCACCGACCGGCGCGACGATCCCGTCGTACGTGCGGCCGGGATCAGCGTCGATCCGGAGCGGCACGAGGTGCGGTGCGACGGCGAACCCGTGGAGTGCACGCCGGCCGAGTTCGAGATTCTGCTCGCCATGGCCGCCGAGCCCGAACGGGTCTTCTCCCGAAGGCAGTTGCTGCAGTGCACCCGCGGCTTGGACCGGGCCTCCACCGAGCGGGCCGTCGACGTGCACATCATGAACCTGCGCCGGAAGATCGAGGCGGATCCCCGCAAACCGGTCCGGCTGCTGACCGTGTTCGGCGTCGGATACAAGCTCAGCGGCGGCCGCCCGTGA
- a CDS encoding universal stress protein: MTRPITAGVDGTDESVAALAWAAREAVRRGLALRVVHAWRFQPDVADRDTQAQWVRDGVAETVGAVIGRHRELEVITDVLEGTVVDTLVAAASDAEMLVIGSRGHGAVVGFLLGSVGQQVIAEADRPVVLVRAGDEPSAEAAGREIVVGQQGGPDDSVATLRFAFETAAARGATVRAVRAWTLPPVFAYSPGSLRLLDDAGGLEPYEKKALATALQPWRDRFPDVPVVEHVEMGSAGQVLLSVAERAQLMVVGRRAHRTAVGARIGSVAHGVLHHASCPVAVVPHD; the protein is encoded by the coding sequence ATGACGCGCCCGATCACGGCGGGGGTCGACGGAACGGACGAGAGCGTGGCCGCACTGGCCTGGGCGGCCCGGGAGGCGGTCCGCCGAGGGCTGGCGTTGCGTGTGGTGCACGCCTGGCGGTTCCAGCCGGACGTGGCGGACCGGGACACACAGGCGCAGTGGGTGCGGGACGGGGTGGCCGAGACCGTCGGGGCGGTCATCGGGCGGCACCGCGAACTGGAGGTGATCACCGACGTCCTGGAGGGGACGGTCGTCGACACCCTGGTCGCCGCCGCGTCCGACGCCGAGATGCTCGTCATCGGTTCACGCGGCCATGGAGCGGTCGTCGGTTTCCTGCTCGGGTCGGTCGGCCAGCAGGTGATCGCCGAGGCCGACCGGCCGGTCGTGCTGGTCCGGGCCGGGGACGAGCCGTCGGCCGAGGCGGCCGGCCGGGAGATCGTCGTGGGCCAGCAGGGCGGTCCCGACGACAGCGTCGCCACGCTGCGGTTCGCGTTCGAGACGGCTGCCGCGCGGGGCGCCACCGTGCGCGCCGTACGGGCCTGGACGCTGCCGCCGGTGTTCGCCTACAGCCCCGGCTCGCTGAGACTCCTCGACGACGCCGGTGGCCTGGAGCCGTACGAGAAGAAGGCGCTCGCCACGGCCCTGCAGCCGTGGCGGGACCGCTTCCCGGACGTGCCGGTCGTCGAACACGTCGAGATGGGCAGCGCCGGCCAGGTGCTGCTGTCGGTGGCGGAACGGGCCCAGTTGATGGTGGTCGGCCGCCGCGCCCACCGCACCGCCGTGGGCGCCCGTATCGGCTCGGTCGCGCACGGGGTCCTGCACCACGCGAGCTGCCCGGTCGCCGTCGTCCCGCACGACTGA
- a CDS encoding DUF488 domain-containing protein, giving the protein MSVRVRRIYEPPESDDGVRVLVDRLWPRGVSKDTAHVDEWPKGLTPSTELRRWYHAGEGSYEEFARRYEAELAAPEAAELLDHVRELAGKGPVTLLTSAKSPEESHVAVLVRLLEADH; this is encoded by the coding sequence GTGAGCGTCCGAGTGCGCCGCATCTACGAACCGCCCGAGTCCGACGACGGCGTACGTGTCCTGGTCGACCGGCTCTGGCCGCGCGGCGTCTCCAAGGACACCGCGCACGTGGACGAGTGGCCCAAGGGCCTCACCCCGTCCACCGAGTTGCGCCGCTGGTACCACGCGGGCGAGGGGTCGTACGAGGAGTTCGCGCGCCGTTACGAGGCGGAGCTGGCCGCCCCGGAGGCTGCCGAACTCCTCGATCACGTCCGCGAGTTGGCGGGGAAGGGCCCGGTGACACTGCTGACCTCGGCGAAGTCACCGGAGGAGAGTCACGTGGCGGTGCTGGTCCGCCTCCTGGAGGCGGACCACTAG
- a CDS encoding TetR/AcrR family transcriptional regulator: MAVEGAARRVTRRRVRTRANLLDAAFAVFAAKGFGRVSIEEVCEAAGYSRGAFYSNFASLDELFFALYQQRADLIAQQVADALDLDGPDLDVPASVDRVTEVLLLDRDWLLVKTDFLVHAARDPAVARTLLEHRARLRRAIADRLARAQGHTALPAVLGDAGAAAHAVVAAYDGVTTQLLLDKDVEHARAWLKQLLTALLTDGSGNPE; the protein is encoded by the coding sequence ATGGCGGTGGAGGGCGCGGCCAGGCGTGTGACCAGGCGCCGTGTCCGCACGCGGGCCAATCTGCTCGACGCCGCGTTCGCCGTGTTCGCGGCGAAGGGGTTCGGGCGGGTCTCCATCGAGGAGGTCTGCGAGGCCGCCGGCTACAGCCGGGGCGCCTTCTACTCCAACTTCGCCAGCCTCGACGAGTTGTTCTTCGCCCTGTACCAGCAGCGCGCGGACCTCATCGCGCAGCAGGTCGCCGACGCGCTCGATCTCGACGGGCCGGACCTGGACGTTCCCGCCTCGGTGGACCGGGTCACCGAGGTGCTCCTGCTCGACCGGGACTGGCTGCTGGTGAAGACGGACTTCCTGGTGCACGCCGCCCGCGATCCGGCCGTGGCCCGGACCCTGCTGGAGCACCGGGCCCGACTGCGCCGGGCGATCGCCGACCGGCTCGCCCGGGCACAGGGGCACACGGCGCTTCCCGCCGTGCTGGGCGACGCCGGTGCGGCCGCACACGCGGTGGTCGCCGCGTACGACGGAGTCACCACCCAACTGCTGCTCGACAAGGACGTCGAGCACGCCCGCGCCTGGCTCAAACAGCTGCTCACCGCGCTGCTGACCGACGGCAGCGGCAATCCCGAATGA
- a CDS encoding alpha-ketoglutarate-dependent dioxygenase AlkB, producing the protein MPRHLQGSLFDQADRLALGPLGGLRRTELGWGAWIDVLPGWLTGSDALFEHLAAEVPWRAERRKMYDHVVDVPRLLAFYGADDRLPHPVLAEAREALSAHYADELGEPFTTAGLCYYRDGRDSVAWHGDRIGRGAREDTMVAILSVGAPRDLLLRPARGGDSVRRPLGHGDLVVMGGSCQRTWEHCIPKTTRAAGPRISIQFRPHGVQ; encoded by the coding sequence ATGCCCAGGCATCTCCAAGGCTCGCTCTTCGACCAGGCCGACCGGCTCGCGCTCGGCCCACTCGGCGGGCTGCGCCGCACCGAGCTCGGCTGGGGCGCCTGGATCGACGTGCTGCCCGGATGGCTCACCGGATCCGACGCCCTGTTCGAACACCTGGCGGCCGAGGTCCCGTGGCGGGCGGAGCGGCGCAAGATGTACGACCACGTCGTCGACGTCCCCCGGCTGCTCGCGTTCTACGGCGCGGACGACCGACTGCCCCACCCGGTGCTTGCGGAAGCGCGCGAAGCCCTCTCCGCCCACTACGCCGACGAACTCGGCGAGCCCTTCACCACGGCAGGCCTGTGCTACTACCGCGACGGCCGGGACAGCGTCGCCTGGCACGGCGACCGGATCGGCCGCGGCGCACGCGAGGACACCATGGTCGCCATCCTCTCGGTGGGCGCACCCCGCGACCTGCTGCTGCGGCCCGCTCGCGGCGGCGACAGCGTGCGCAGACCGCTGGGGCACGGCGACCTCGTCGTGATGGGCGGCTCCTGCCAGCGGACCTGGGAGCACTGCATCCCCAAGACCACACGCGCCGCGGGACCGCGCATCAGCATCCAGTTCCGCCCGCACGGCGTGCAGTAG
- a CDS encoding MBL fold metallo-hydrolase: protein MRADVQQVADGTYLVHGSNTNWVILTEGDAVTLVDTGYPGDRELVLASLSQVGSAPEAVAAVLITHAHNDHLGSAEYLRATYGTPVYLHEAEVPHARREFLHQVSVGTVLKNGWRPGVLPWAVHAIRSGGTAKVPVAAPEPFPAAAALDLPGRPVPVHTPGHTLGHCAFHLPEAGIVISGDALVSGHPTSRVKGPQLLPDMFHHERGRAVASLDVLEGLAGDLLLPGHGPVHRGSVRAAAQHARERAV, encoded by the coding sequence ATGCGGGCAGATGTGCAGCAAGTCGCCGACGGCACCTACCTGGTGCACGGCAGCAACACCAACTGGGTGATCCTCACCGAAGGCGACGCCGTCACGCTGGTCGACACCGGCTACCCAGGGGACCGGGAGCTGGTCCTGGCGTCGCTGTCGCAGGTGGGGAGTGCGCCGGAGGCGGTCGCCGCGGTGCTGATCACGCACGCCCACAACGACCACCTGGGCTCCGCCGAGTACCTGCGCGCCACGTACGGCACGCCGGTCTACCTCCACGAGGCCGAAGTGCCGCACGCGCGCCGGGAGTTCCTGCACCAGGTGTCCGTCGGGACGGTGCTGAAGAACGGCTGGCGGCCGGGTGTCCTGCCGTGGGCCGTGCACGCGATCCGCTCCGGCGGCACCGCGAAGGTCCCGGTCGCCGCACCCGAACCGTTCCCCGCGGCGGCGGCCCTCGATCTCCCGGGCCGGCCCGTGCCCGTGCACACCCCCGGCCACACCCTGGGCCACTGCGCCTTCCACCTCCCGGAGGCGGGCATCGTGATCTCGGGCGACGCCCTGGTGAGCGGGCACCCCACCTCCCGTGTGAAGGGTCCGCAACTGCTGCCGGACATGTTCCACCACGAGCGCGGCCGAGCCGTGGCCTCTCTGGACGTGCTCGAGGGCCTGGCGGGCGACCTGCTCCTGCCCGGGCACGGGCCGGTGCACCGCGGGTCCGTCCGGGCCGCGGCGCAGCATGCCCGCGAGCGGGCAGTTTAG
- a CDS encoding acyltransferase family protein yields the protein MSAQPEPMTAAPRRGELDALRSFVVLGLVFFHAALVFSPDDDYYVKNGGTTDVVTVLAGFGVVWAMPMLFLVAGLGARHSVRRRGPGGFARERLVRLGVPLVFATLALNPLPQWLRLRAADPGYHESYWRFWPRFLTVHPDLADFPFVLEGDHFETGHLWFVVLLLAFCLLLAPVAGTFAAGGERVAATVARRPALLLLPALPLALINALLGMEENFAGWNRWAYLLFFLYGHALAGDERIRAAMRRLAVPVGVLGLVLFAGAAPGFLGLDDPFTDRNPLALVTRAVFGAAGWCWVVAILGLLDRRDRPAGSQGGRLLAYLAVAALPLYVLHQPVVVAFAYGVVGWSAPIAVKYAVIVACSLAVILVVYECAIRRTRATRFLFGMRPDPPGVPPS from the coding sequence ATGAGTGCGCAGCCCGAGCCCATGACCGCCGCGCCCCGGCGCGGCGAACTGGACGCGTTACGGTCCTTCGTCGTACTCGGCCTGGTGTTCTTCCACGCCGCCCTCGTCTTCTCCCCCGACGACGACTACTACGTCAAGAACGGCGGGACCACCGACGTCGTCACCGTCCTCGCCGGGTTCGGTGTGGTGTGGGCGATGCCCATGCTGTTCCTGGTGGCCGGGCTGGGCGCCCGGCACTCCGTCCGCCGCCGCGGCCCCGGCGGCTTCGCCCGCGAACGCCTGGTGCGTCTCGGCGTCCCCCTGGTCTTCGCCACACTCGCACTCAACCCGCTTCCGCAGTGGCTGCGGCTGCGCGCCGCCGACCCCGGCTACCACGAGTCGTACTGGCGTTTCTGGCCGCGTTTCCTCACCGTCCACCCGGACCTCGCCGACTTCCCCTTCGTCCTCGAAGGGGACCACTTCGAGACCGGCCACCTGTGGTTCGTCGTCCTCCTGCTGGCCTTCTGCCTGCTCCTCGCACCGGTCGCGGGCACCTTCGCGGCGGGCGGCGAGCGGGTGGCGGCCACTGTGGCGCGACGGCCGGCCCTGCTCCTCCTGCCCGCGCTGCCGCTCGCCCTGATCAACGCGCTGCTGGGCATGGAGGAGAACTTCGCGGGCTGGAACCGCTGGGCGTACCTGCTGTTCTTCCTCTACGGCCACGCACTCGCCGGCGACGAGCGGATCCGCGCCGCGATGCGCCGGCTCGCCGTGCCGGTCGGGGTGCTCGGGCTCGTGCTGTTCGCCGGGGCCGCGCCCGGGTTCCTGGGCCTGGACGATCCGTTCACCGACCGGAACCCCTTGGCGCTGGTCACCCGGGCGGTGTTCGGCGCGGCGGGCTGGTGCTGGGTGGTCGCGATCCTCGGGCTGCTCGACCGGCGTGACCGGCCGGCGGGCAGCCAGGGTGGACGTCTGCTTGCGTATCTCGCCGTCGCCGCGCTGCCGTTGTACGTGCTGCACCAGCCGGTCGTGGTCGCCTTCGCGTACGGCGTGGTCGGCTGGTCAGCCCCCATCGCCGTCAAGTACGCGGTGATCGTGGCCTGTTCGCTCGCGGTGATCCTCGTGGTGTACGAGTGCGCGATCCGCAGGACACGGGCCACACGGTTCCTGTTCGGAATGCGCCCCGACCCGCCGGGCGTGCCTCCTTCGTGA